A stretch of DNA from candidate division WOR-3 bacterium:
CGGCGTTGCGCACAGTGGCGCGGGGCGCGAGCGGGGTATGGGGCTCGACCTTGCTGGCCGGGGCGAGTACCTTGACCAGGGCGACATCGTGGCGCGGGCCGGCCGGCGGGGTGTGGGCGACCGCGAGCGAGCAGTTGATGCGGCCGGCGCCGAAGACGTTGTCTTTGCCCGATGACCCAAGGTCAACAACGCTGTGGCGTTCGAGAATCGAGTCAATCTCGCGCGGGGTAAGCTCGGGGTTGCGGGAAAGCATCAGCGCGACGCAGCCAGCGACCGCGGGCGTGGCCATCGAGGTGCCGGTCATCGTGACATAGGCTTGGTCGTTACTCATTGCAGTGGAGAGAATCTGGACGCCCGGGGCAACTACGTCCGGGTCGGTGAGTCCTGGAGGGTAGGTGTAGTCGTTCCAGGGCGGCACGTTACCCCAAACCCGGGTCGGCCCGCGCGAGCTGAAACTGGCGATTTCATCGAAGTTGTCGGTCGCGCCGACGGTGATGACCGACGAAAGGGTAGTTGAGGACGGATGGTTTGCCGGATTGGGCCAGGGCGGAGGGCAGTTGCCTGGAGTACGGATGCCGCTGTTGCCTTCGTTCCCTGCGGCGACGATGTGCGCGATGCCGGCAACAAGCACGTTCTCTTCGGCCCGGCGCCAGACCGCGTAACGCGGCTGCCAGGTAGTTATGAGACCGAGCGACATCGTGATGACGTCCGCGCCGTTCAGGGTGTCGCGGGGCGGCCGAACGCAGAACTGCATGCCCTGCATGACGTTGTTCTCAAGGCTGGTGTCCGGGTAGGGCGCGCTGATGTTTACGTCCACCGGCACCGACATGATGAGCGCCGAGGGCGCAACGCCCATCGTGTCGCGGGAGCCGTTGCCGTACGCACCATCCGCGGTAGCGATGCCGGCGCAATGCGTGCCGTGGCCGTTGTAGTCCAGGGGCGTCAGGGTGTCATAGGGTGAGGGCCCGGGCCGGCCGGACGACCACTGATTAGAGGCGAAGTTGAAGCCGCAGTTGGGGTAAGCGTCAGACTTCCAGAGGTGGTTTTTGAGGTCCAGGTGGGTGTAGCGCACGCCGGTGTCCACCACGCCGATTACGATACCCTGCCCGGTTGAGCCCTGAGCCCAGGCACCACGCGCGTTTATGACAACGAGATTGGGCTGAACACTTTCGGTCACATCGCCGGGCACGAGCTGGCTCAGGTCCAGCGGTGCAAAATCAACTGGTATTCGGTCGCAATACACCAGGTCCACATCCGGCCGATTGTTCACGGCCAGGATTACATCCCTTGTCGCAGAGAACCCAATCGCGTTGACGAGCCACAACGGGTGGATGTCGGTGACGCGGCCCGCCATCTGCTCCCTTTCCAGCCAGGCCAGAAGGCTACGTTGATGTTTTTCGGCAAAGTCCTGAAGAATCCGGCCCACGCGCGCCCGCTTCACCGGTCGCGGCAGCCCTTCGACCAGGGACGCAAGCACCTGGCTGTCGAATTGCTCTTTCAGTACCACCTGTACCGGAACCTTCGTTTCTGCGCCGAGTGTTTCCAGCCGGCGGGCCAGGTCCGGATCGAGCAGCGCCCAGGAAGGGCCGGACAGGACAAAGCAGAACACAAGAACGGGTAACACAGACCTATAGTTCAAAGCAGACCTCCCATAGTAGTTGCGGCAAGCGTTTGTGAGCGAACGCGAGGCGCAGAACCAGCATAGGGACAGACAGGTCGCTGTCAATGGATAGTAGCTACAGCCTGTATGTGCCGAAATTCACTGGAGCCATTCCAGAACGAGCTTGCTGGTCGCGGTCAGCCAGCCGGTAGGAGCGTGCACATCATAGGGCCCTGACGCTGACCGCGGCCGTGAAGCATGAACTAAATCGGTGCCCAGCTATCTTAGGCAGGACCTCGGCCATTGCGGTGAGACGGCGGGGCGCGCTGCGCCTTGAGAACAACACCCACTGGCAGCATCTTGTCCGTGGCTAGCACGTTGAGCCGGTGCGACAGGCTGGTCCACCCTAAGGATCGATACGGAGCTGGCCGCGGCTTGGTCGGTTCAGGTTGTCGAAAAACAAAGGCGGAGACCAGCTCAGCGTTCTGCCTCAAACGTTGTCGTGGCGTTGGGTCAAACCTGTCGGACAATACCGAAGGGTCAGATAAGAACAAGCAGAGGCACTAGAACTTCCCACTGCAAGTTCGGGAGTACCGCAGAATACCGGGTTCTTGACAACAGGAGTTGACCGCAGCCGGGCCCTGCGTAGGATTGGACAAGAGGAGGCCGAATGAAGAGAACCGTCTGCACGTTGGCTGTCATCGTCGTCATCGCCGCGTTCTTGGCCGGATGCGGCAAAACCAGTGATAAGCCGGCCGTGGCAAAGCCCATGGGTGAAGCTGCGGCTGTTGACATCTCGACCCTGCCCGAGTTCCTGCGCTATCCCGGAGCGACCGCGACTGAGCGGATTGCCCTTTCGACTTCGGACAGCAAGGGTACAGTCTGGACGCTTGTGACCAAAGACCAGAAGACAACGGTCGAAAGTTGGTACGGCACGTCGGTCGAGAAGGCAGGCTGGGTGAAGGTGCCTGAGACTAAGGTCGGCATCCTCAGTTGGGAAAAGCCAGACAAGTCCGAGACAATCAAGATGCTTGTGTACGAGCAGGACGGTAAGACCCATATTTCCATTACCCACGGCCTGAAACCAGATGACTGAACCGAACTTGACAGTGCAGCCCGGGCCGGTTACAACTAACCAGAACGCACCGGTCTGACCCGGCTCCGGCTGCGGACCTGCGAAGGCCTCTGGCCCGGCCGGTGCGCGAAGGCTGCAAACCAAGGAGGAGGTTATGCGTAACACTGTGTTCGCGCTGGCTGGTGTACTGGTGCTGGCCAGCATCGTAGCCGGGCAGACCTGGGTGAACGGGCCCCAGTCGCCGTTCGGCTACACCCGATTCGACGGAGAGTACTTCCCGGCCACGGCCAAGGTCTATTTCCTCGGCGGTCGCATCGGCAATTCCACGACCCTCGGCGACATCTACAGCTACACGCCTGCGACCGGCGTGTACGCCGACGTTGGCACCGACATGGTTCTCGCGGTCTCCAACTATGACGTCTGCCTGTTACGGGATAATCACGACCTTCCGAACGGAGACACATTCGGGCTGTACATTGTCGGCGGCAGATACGACGTGGCACCCAACTAC
This window harbors:
- a CDS encoding S8 family serine peptidase, translating into MLPVLVFCFVLSGPSWALLDPDLARRLETLGAETKVPVQVVLKEQFDSQVLASLVEGLPRPVKRARVGRILQDFAEKHQRSLLAWLEREQMAGRVTDIHPLWLVNAIGFSATRDVILAVNNRPDVDLVYCDRIPVDFAPLDLSQLVPGDVTESVQPNLVVINARGAWAQGSTGQGIVIGVVDTGVRYTHLDLKNHLWKSDAYPNCGFNFASNQWSSGRPGPSPYDTLTPLDYNGHGTHCAGIATADGAYGNGSRDTMGVAPSALIMSVPVDVNISAPYPDTSLENNVMQGMQFCVRPPRDTLNGADVITMSLGLITTWQPRYAVWRRAEENVLVAGIAHIVAAGNEGNSGIRTPGNCPPPWPNPANHPSSTTLSSVITVGATDNFDEIASFSSRGPTRVWGNVPPWNDYTYPPGLTDPDVVAPGVQILSTAMSNDQAYVTMTGTSMATPAVAGCVALMLSRNPELTPREIDSILERHSVVDLGSSGKDNVFGAGRINCSLAVAHTPPAGPRHDVALVKVLAPASKVEPHTPLAPRATVRNAGTYPESDVVVHCRIDSLGVPVYNRSRTVTLLDSAAVDTVTFPDWSTGPGSQTYQFTFWHAHVPDTNRANDTIRTQTTTRGHDIIAAGMSVGRKTKALLPIRPAVTLSSTDYTERGFRAYCRVDSAGTAVYRDSLAVDSVAAGESRSFTFPNYWNVGPVGVSYDVVMWHNCWSDENRRNDTLLVRTETYRPSRILILYADVLPPESTLGVRLKAMGDSLEYASVLTSTPKVADLRPYDAVGVFSRSAYYNKTALGDTLAAYVDLGGGVVIGNFSYNGTVTNLAGRVMTGDYAAIKVGTNWSTSDTMGWRERTHPIMAGVDSSRDVFRSTASVADSAETVALWSDGRPYVAVSRNQKVVGINQYPGVYSQNPPQRGGDWARVWHNALLFVAGLPVGARESEPLQLSGPATRLSVAPSPVRRGMTVSYAVPAGTAFRVGIYDLCGRLLCTLATGSGPVQAGRSRWDLTDAEGRRIARGIYFCRLVSSAKNEIRKVVVE